Proteins from a single region of bacterium:
- the dnaK gene encoding molecular chaperone DnaK: MGKIIGIDLGTTNSCVAVIEGGEPIIITNAEGGRTTPSVVAFTKSGERLVGAPAKRQAVTNPVNTISSVKRFMGRKFDEVGQEMKEVPYKVVKGQGGVARIEIDGKDYAPPQISAMVLQKLKQAAEDFLGETVSEAVITVPAYFNDAQRQATKEAGEIAGFKVKRIVNEPTAAAMAYGLDKKGEECVAVYDLGGGTFDISILEIADGTFEVKSTNGDTHLGGDDFDQRLIDHLAAEFQKLEGIDLRKDPMALQRLKEAAEKAKIELSSSQQAQINLPFITATQDGPKHLDMTITRAKFEQLVDDLIQRSIEPCRKAMVDAGKQNKDIDEVILVGGSTRVPAVVEAVKKFFGKEPHKGVNPDEVVALGAAIQGGIMAGEMGEKDMVLLDVTPLSLGIETLGGVMTVLIERNTTIPTSKSNVFSTASDNQPTVDIHVLQGERPMAVDNKTIGRFQLDGIPPAPRGVPQIEVAFDIDANGILAVKAKDKATNKEQSIKITASSGLSESEIQRMKREAEEHAAEDAQRKEEVELRNTADQKVFQTRKQVEELKEQLGEAERSRLEEAAKALEEALKGGSSEAIKSATEALDKTWQGVSEELYKKAQTAGPGAAGGPGADFAGMGGEPKGQAAAGDDGKAVEADFEVMDDKK, translated from the coding sequence ATGGGCAAGATCATCGGCATCGACCTGGGCACCACCAACAGCTGCGTGGCCGTCATCGAGGGCGGCGAACCCATCATCATCACCAACGCCGAGGGCGGGCGGACGACCCCCAGCGTCGTCGCCTTCACCAAGAGCGGCGAGCGCCTGGTGGGGGCCCCGGCCAAGCGCCAGGCTGTCACCAACCCGGTCAACACCATCTCCTCGGTCAAGCGCTTCATGGGGCGCAAGTTCGACGAGGTGGGCCAGGAGATGAAGGAGGTGCCCTACAAGGTGGTCAAGGGCCAGGGCGGCGTGGCGCGCATCGAGATCGACGGCAAGGACTACGCCCCGCCCCAGATCAGCGCCATGGTCCTGCAGAAGCTCAAGCAGGCGGCCGAGGACTTCCTGGGCGAGACGGTCAGCGAGGCGGTCATCACCGTGCCGGCCTACTTCAACGACGCCCAGCGCCAGGCCACCAAGGAGGCGGGCGAGATCGCCGGCTTCAAGGTGAAGCGCATCGTCAACGAGCCCACGGCCGCGGCCATGGCCTACGGCCTGGACAAGAAGGGCGAGGAGTGCGTGGCCGTCTACGACCTGGGCGGCGGCACCTTCGATATCAGCATCCTCGAGATCGCCGACGGCACCTTCGAGGTGAAGTCCACCAACGGCGACACGCACCTGGGCGGCGACGACTTCGACCAGCGCCTCATCGACCACCTGGCCGCCGAGTTCCAGAAGCTGGAGGGGATCGACCTGCGCAAGGATCCCATGGCCCTCCAGCGCCTCAAGGAGGCCGCCGAAAAGGCCAAGATCGAGCTGTCCAGCAGCCAGCAGGCACAGATCAACCTGCCTTTCATCACGGCCACCCAGGACGGGCCCAAGCACCTGGACATGACCATCACGCGGGCCAAGTTCGAACAGCTCGTCGACGACCTCATCCAGCGCTCCATCGAGCCCTGCCGCAAGGCCATGGTCGACGCCGGCAAGCAGAACAAGGACATCGACGAGGTGATCCTGGTGGGCGGCTCCACGCGCGTCCCCGCTGTGGTGGAGGCCGTCAAGAAGTTCTTCGGCAAGGAGCCGCACAAGGGGGTCAACCCCGACGAGGTGGTGGCCCTGGGCGCCGCCATCCAGGGCGGCATCATGGCCGGCGAGATGGGCGAGAAGGACATGGTCCTGCTCGACGTGACGCCGCTTTCCTTGGGCATCGAGACCCTGGGCGGCGTCATGACCGTGCTCATCGAGCGCAACACGACCATCCCCACGAGCAAGAGCAACGTCTTCTCGACGGCCAGCGACAACCAGCCCACCGTGGACATCCACGTCCTCCAGGGCGAGCGTCCCATGGCCGTGGACAACAAGACGATCGGGCGCTTCCAGCTGGACGGCATCCCGCCGGCGCCCCGGGGCGTGCCCCAGATCGAGGTCGCCTTCGACATCGACGCCAACGGCATCCTGGCCGTCAAGGCCAAGGACAAGGCCACCAACAAGGAGCAGTCCATCAAGATCACCGCCTCCAGCGGCCTCTCCGAGAGTGAGATCCAGCGCATGAAGCGCGAGGCGGAGGAGCACGCCGCCGAGGATGCCCAGCGCAAGGAGGAGGTCGAGCTGCGCAACACGGCCGACCAGAAGGTCTTCCAGACCCGCAAGCAGGTGGAGGAGCTGAAGGAGCAGTTGGGCGAGGCGGAGCGGAGCCGTCTCGAGGAGGCGGCCAAGGCGCTCGAGGAGGCGCTCAAGGGCGGCTCCAGCGAGGCGATCAAGAGCGCCACCGAGGCTCTGGACAAGACCTGGCAGGGCGTGAGCGAGGAACTCTACAAGAAGGCCCAGACGGCCGGCCCCGGCGCCGCGGGCGGACCGGGGGCGGATTTCGCCGGCATGGGCGGCGAGCCCAAGGGCCAGGCGGCCGCCGGCGACGACGGCAAGGCCGTGGAGGCGGACTTCGAGGTGATGGACGACAAGAAGTAG